AAGGGCGGCCTGGGTCATCTTTCTTTGTAATGCGGAAAAATTAACTCAACCGCACCTGCCTAGTCCCAAGAGAGCTGGGCGGCCCATCTGGTCTGGCTACGGGTTTGCTGCAGAGAGAAAAGGCTGCTGGCTAGGGCTTCCCCTCTGCCTGGGAGCGCCGACCTCGGGTCTGGGCCGGGTTCGGGGTTCAGTTCAGGGTAGCGCAGCGGACGCGCACTCCTCAGACTGCGGCAAGAGTCGGGAGGCTGGCGGCGCCTGGCCGGGCTGAGGGAGGgcgagaagagagaggaagggatgaGGGGAGTTGACCTCTACGGGCGGAGCCCTCTGCGCAGCGGGCTGGAGGCAGCGGGCGCAGCGGCTCTTTTCACGGCGTCCCCTACGGCGCGGTCCGCCCGAGGGAAAGGCCAGCTCCCGCTCCAGCGTCCGAGGAAGGGAGAGAGCGCGGAGAGCCGGTCTTAATGCAGAGACCCCAGAACGCGCCCCTGAAAAACAGAATCAAAGCGCAGTATTAGAGAggaaggcgggagggaggagagggggctggaGAGAAGGGACACGAGGCGGGAGGGAGCACTGGAGGGAGACGAGGCGACCACAGGACAGGACCCCAGGCGGCTGGTCGCGACCTCGGTCCCTAGGCTTCAGCCCGGCGCAGAGGGGACCCGCGGCGCACGGAGCCCGAGGCCCGCAGGGCGGCACGGTGGCCGCAAGCGCGGGTCCCCGCTGCGGGAGCGCGAGGAGAGGGCCGTGCGCTGCGGCCACCGCCGCGTCCAGACAAGCGAATTCGGAAGCTGGAACAGTAAAAACATCCGCAGATGGTCCTTCTGTGCAGTGCCAGCCACTCCTGCATCCCGCACCCCCTTTCCCCAGCCTCGCCCCCTCCCTTAGACCACACGCCAGACCCTCACTCTCCATTCTCCACCCCTCTTCGCTTAGGACCCTGCAAACTGCAAGACCCGCAAGAAAATCGAAACGATCGATGAGAGAAAGAATGACATATACATATAGCCCTAGAAATCCGAAGGAGAAAGACCTGCTAGCCCTGCTCAAACCTGCAGAGGACCAAAGCGTTCCCAATCGCAGCTCAGCGCGTTCGCggaggagagaggaggctgaGAGGCTTCCGCGGTCTGAGGTGCTTtaaggtgggaggtgggggtggggagggggtgggtcgGAGCGGTCCGGTCTTTCCCCCTCGCTTGCTGATCCAGAATTAGGGATTAATGGCTCGCTCCAGCCAAACAAATAAGGCATCTGCCTTCAGCACAAGAGGATTACACGGGCTGCTGACGTCACCAGTCAGACAGATGTTGGCTCCCAAAGTCCTGAGCAGCTCGCTGTGTCCTTGAAACCAAAGAGCCGCAGAAGGCGCGCAGCCCCCAATTGCTGAGCCTGGGTACGGCAAAGGGCGAGAGCCCTGCCCTTGCTTGCACCCCCCTTGGTGCCAACACAGTGGCCCAAAGACAGCTCCTTAAGACGTCGTGCCTCCAGCCTCTCCAGCCCTTCCCTCACTGCCCTCCTGTCAACGCCCCAGGCTCACCCAAAGCAAGCCCAGATCACCGTCCTCGGTTTCCTCTCCCTAAAATGGAGACAGGAGCCGACAGCCCTCTCGACATCGCATCTAGATCCTCGCTTTTAAGCTCTCGGGCATTTGTTCACTCACATTCGGTTGGTCAAGTAACGACAAAATAAGCACCTTAGGCCGGACAGAATCCACGCTCCAGATGAGGGACCGCCTCTTAATTACGTGCGCAAGCAGCAGAAGCACAGCTTATCCGCATTGCCTTTTCTCAACCCTGCAGCCATCCTTCCCCCA
This genomic interval from Microcebus murinus isolate Inina chromosome 7, M.murinus_Inina_mat1.0, whole genome shotgun sequence contains the following:
- the LOC105870640 gene encoding uncharacterized protein LOC105870640; this encodes MRITHRRAGWARSGVSALRPALRALSLPRTLERELAFPSGGPRRRGRREKSRCARCLQPAAQRAPPVEVNSPHPFLSLLALPQPGQAPPASRLLPQSEECASAALP